In Scleropages formosus chromosome 20, fSclFor1.1, whole genome shotgun sequence, a single window of DNA contains:
- the LOC108939967 gene encoding voltage-dependent calcium channel gamma-5 subunit has translation MSLCGRKALTLLSSVFAVCGLGLLGIAVSTDYWLYLEEGIILPLNQSTEIKMSLHSGLWRVCFQAGEETGRCFTIEYVMPMNVQMTSESTVSVLKMIRSATPFPLVSLFFMFIGFVLSNIGHIRPHRTILAFVSGIFFILSGLSLVVGLVLYISSINDEMLNRTKNNEAYFSYKYGWSFAFAAISFLLTETAGVMSVYLFMKRYTAEEMYRPHPGFYRPRLSNCSDYSGQFLHPDAWVRGRSPSDISSEASLQMNSNYPALLKCPDYDQMSSSPC, from the exons ATGAGCTTATGCGGCAGGAAAGCCTTGACGTTGCTGAGCAGCGTGTTCGCCGTGTGCGGCCTGGGGCTCTTGGGCATCGCCGTCAGCACGGACTACTGGCTCTACCTGGAGGAGGGCATCATCCTGCCCCTGAACCAGAGCACCGAGATCAAGATGTCCCTGCACTCGGGTCTCTGGAGGGTCTGCTTCCAGGCCG gtgaggaGACGGGTCGCTGCTTTACCATCGAGTACGTCATGCCCATGAATGTGCAGATGACCTCAGAGTCCACGGTCAGCGTGCTGA AGATGATCCGCTCGGCCACGCCCTTCCCTCTGGTCAGCCTCTTCTTCATGTTCATCGGTTTTGTGCTCAGCAACATCGGGCACATCCGCCCGCACCGCACCATCCTCGCCTTCGTGTCCGgcatcttcttcatcctctccg GCCTGTCGCTCGTCGTGGGCCTCGTGCTCTACATTTCCAGCATCAACGACGAAATGCTGAACAGGACGAAGAACAACGAGGCCTACTTCAGCTACAAGTACGGCTGGTCCTTCGCCTTCGCCGCCATCTCCTTCCTGCTGACGGAG ACCGCCGGCGTGATGTCCGTCTACCTGTTCATGAAGCGCTACACGGCAGAGGAGATGTACCGGCCGCACCCTGGCTTCTACCGTCCGCGTCTCAGCAACTGCTCCGACTACTCGGGCCAGTTCCTGCACCCGGACGCCTGGGTGCGTGGCCGCAGCCCCTCCGACATCTCCAGCGAGGCTTCGCTGCAGATGAACTCCAACTACCCGGCCCTGCTCAAATGTCCCGACTACGACCAGATGTCCTCCTCCCCGTGCTGA